A single Zootoca vivipara chromosome 1, rZooViv1.1, whole genome shotgun sequence DNA region contains:
- the STX3 gene encoding syntaxin-3, protein MKDRLEQLKSKQDQDDADDDLEIAIDNTAFMDEFFAEIEETRQNIDKISENVDEAKKLYSIILSAPIPEPKTKDDLEQLTADIKKMANSVRNKLKSMERSIEQDEVRSSADLRIRKSQHSVLSRKFVDVMTKYNEAQVDFRERSKGRIQRQLEITGKNTTDEELEEMLESGNPSIFTSGIMDSQISKQALSEIEGRHKDILRLESSIKELHDMFVDIAMLVENQGEIVDNIELNLAHTLDHVEKAREETKKALKYKSKARKKTIIIIVIVVSLLGILALIIGLSVGLKT, encoded by the exons AAACAGGACCAGGATGATGCCGATGATGACCTGGAAATCGCTATTGACAACACAGCTTTCATGGATGAATTCTTTGCAGAG ATTGAAGAAACCCGGCAGAATATTGACAAAATTTCCGAAAATGTAGACGAGGCAAAAAAGCTGTATAGCATCATCCTGTCAGCCCCAATCCCTGAACCGA AGACTAAGGACGACCTGGAGCAGCTCACAGCAGATATCAAGAAAATGGCTAACAGTGTCCGAAACAAACTTAAGA GTATGGAGAGGAGTATTGAACAGGATGAGGTTCGATCATCAGCTGACCTGCGGATACGGAAGTCCCAG CATTCAGTCCTTTCCCGAAAATTTGTCGATGTGATGACGAAGTACAACGAAGCACAGGTTGACTTCCGGGAACGGAGCAAAGGAAGGATTCAGCGACAGCTTGAGATCA CCGGGAAGAATACAACAGATGAGGAGCTCGAGGAAATGTTAGAGAGCGGAAATCCATCAATATTCACATCTGGG ATTATGGATTCCCAGATCTCAAAGCAAGCATTGAGTGAGATTGAGGGACGGCATAAGGACATTTTGCGGCTTGAAAGCAGCATCAAGGAGCTTCACGACATGTTTGTGGACATTGCCATGCTAGTGGAAAATCAG GGAGAAATTGTAGATAACATAGAACTCAACCTGGCGCATACCTTAGATCACGTAGAGAAAGCTCGCGAGGAGACCAAAAAGGCCCTGAAATATAAGAGTAAGGCACGCAAG AAAACAATAATTATCATTGTGATAGTGGTTTCcttgctgggaattttagctctcaTTATTGGACTTTCAGTAGGGCTCAAAACATGA